The following are encoded together in the Leptidea sinapis chromosome 29, ilLepSina1.1, whole genome shotgun sequence genome:
- the LOC126973464 gene encoding phenoloxidase-activating factor 2 isoform X2, giving the protein MRMLLIFLAVLSTAYCQDKSGDLDSVIREIFGNPSPPTPEIADKNQASTIVPPTQTTTSDSYAPCVMETGDAGQCVRYYLCNGNNSIITDGVGIIDIRVQDGPCLSYLDVCCSAPDIRKPDNPITPKPDVQPQRAGCGWRNPDGIGFKITGDKDGEAKFGEFPWTVAILKIEPVNQDDPNGRTLNVYVGGGSLIHPKAVLTAAHYVTAMRAMKVRAGEWDTQTTKEIYPYQDRDVEQVVVHKDFNKNNLFYDIALLFLSTPVELAPNVGVVCLPPPRERAVKATRCFASGWGKDKFGTEGRYQVILKKVEVPVVERSDCQKALRSTRLGNFFMLHSSFMCAGGEPGKDTCKGDGGSPLVCPIPYETDRYYQNGIVAWGIGCGEDSTPGVYVDVGNLREWIDDKMLGKGLDIKAYSYN; this is encoded by the exons ATGCGgatgttattaatttttctggCGGTGCTGTCAACAGCCTACTGTCAAGACAAATCCGGGGATTTGGACTCCGTAATCCGGGAGATCTTTGGCAATCCAAGCCCTCCGACTCCAGAAATTGCCGATAAGAACCAAGCCTCAACTATTGTGCCACCGACACAGACTACAACCAGTG ATTCATACGCGCCTTGCGTGATGGAGACGGGAGATGCCGGCCAATGTGTCCGATATTATCTCTGTAATGGTAACAACTCCATCATCACCGACGGTGTGGGCATCATTGATATACG AGTACAAGATGGCCCTTGTCTCTCATACCTTGACGTATGTTGTTCGGCCCCAGATATCAGAAAGCCGGATAACCCAATCACACCGAAACCAGATGTTCAGCCCCag CGTGCTGGTTGTGGTTGGCGAAACCCAGATGGTATTGGTTTCAAAATAACCGGAGACAAAGATGGCGAGGCTAAATTTGGAGAGTTTCCATGGACGGTCGCTATTCTGAA GATCGAGCCGGTGAACCAGGATGATCCGAACGGGAGAACCCTAAATGTGTACGTGGGAGGAGGATCTCTCATCCACCCGAAGGCGGTCCTCACTGCAGCTCACTACGTCACTGCAATGCGAGCAATGAAGGTCAGAGCTGGTGAATGGGACACTCAGACCACGAAGGAAATATATCCGTATCAAGACAGGGACGTCGAACAGGTCGTTGTTCATAAGGACTTTAATAAAA ATAATCTCTTCTACGACATCGCTCTGCTGTTCTTGAGCACTCCTGTTGAATTGGCTCCCAATGTGGGAGTAGTGTGCCTCCCTCCCCCTCGCGAAAGAGCCGTCAAAGCCACCAGATGCTTCGCTTCTGGTTGGGGCAAAGACAAATTTGGCACAGAAGGCAGATACCAAGTTATACTGAAAAAG GTGGAGGTGCCGGTAGTGGAAAGATCTGATTGCCAAAAGGCACTGCGTTCTACGAGGTTGGGAAATTTCTTCATGCTACATAGTTCTTTCATGTGCGCGGGGGGTGAACCTGGCAAAGATACCTGCAAAGGGGATGGGGGCTCACCTCTAGTGTGTCCTATAcct TATGAAACAGACCGTTACTACCAAAATGGTATCGTGGCTTGGGGAATAGGTTGTGGTGAGGACAGCACTCCAGGTGTTTACGTCGATGTTGGCAACCTCAGAGAGTGGATCGATGACAAAATGCTGGGAAAAGGCCTGGACATAAAGGCTTACAGTTATAACTGA
- the LOC126973464 gene encoding phenoloxidase-activating factor 2 isoform X1: MRMLLIFLAVLSTAYCQDKSGDLDSVIREIFGNPSPPTPEIADKNQASTIVPPTQTTTSDSYAPCVMETGDAGQCVRYYLCNGNNSIITDGVGIIDIRVQDGPCLSYLDVCCSAPDIRKPDNPITPKPDVQPQRAGCGWRNPDGIGFKITGDKDGEAKFGEFPWTVAILNDEYVDPRIEPVNQDDPNGRTLNVYVGGGSLIHPKAVLTAAHYVTAMRAMKVRAGEWDTQTTKEIYPYQDRDVEQVVVHKDFNKNNLFYDIALLFLSTPVELAPNVGVVCLPPPRERAVKATRCFASGWGKDKFGTEGRYQVILKKVEVPVVERSDCQKALRSTRLGNFFMLHSSFMCAGGEPGKDTCKGDGGSPLVCPIPYETDRYYQNGIVAWGIGCGEDSTPGVYVDVGNLREWIDDKMLGKGLDIKAYSYN; this comes from the exons ATGCGgatgttattaatttttctggCGGTGCTGTCAACAGCCTACTGTCAAGACAAATCCGGGGATTTGGACTCCGTAATCCGGGAGATCTTTGGCAATCCAAGCCCTCCGACTCCAGAAATTGCCGATAAGAACCAAGCCTCAACTATTGTGCCACCGACACAGACTACAACCAGTG ATTCATACGCGCCTTGCGTGATGGAGACGGGAGATGCCGGCCAATGTGTCCGATATTATCTCTGTAATGGTAACAACTCCATCATCACCGACGGTGTGGGCATCATTGATATACG AGTACAAGATGGCCCTTGTCTCTCATACCTTGACGTATGTTGTTCGGCCCCAGATATCAGAAAGCCGGATAACCCAATCACACCGAAACCAGATGTTCAGCCCCag CGTGCTGGTTGTGGTTGGCGAAACCCAGATGGTATTGGTTTCAAAATAACCGGAGACAAAGATGGCGAGGCTAAATTTGGAGAGTTTCCATGGACGGTCGCTATTCTGAA TGATGAATATGTTGATCCCAGGATCGAGCCGGTGAACCAGGATGATCCGAACGGGAGAACCCTAAATGTGTACGTGGGAGGAGGATCTCTCATCCACCCGAAGGCGGTCCTCACTGCAGCTCACTACGTCACTGCAATGCGAGCAATGAAGGTCAGAGCTGGTGAATGGGACACTCAGACCACGAAGGAAATATATCCGTATCAAGACAGGGACGTCGAACAGGTCGTTGTTCATAAGGACTTTAATAAAA ATAATCTCTTCTACGACATCGCTCTGCTGTTCTTGAGCACTCCTGTTGAATTGGCTCCCAATGTGGGAGTAGTGTGCCTCCCTCCCCCTCGCGAAAGAGCCGTCAAAGCCACCAGATGCTTCGCTTCTGGTTGGGGCAAAGACAAATTTGGCACAGAAGGCAGATACCAAGTTATACTGAAAAAG GTGGAGGTGCCGGTAGTGGAAAGATCTGATTGCCAAAAGGCACTGCGTTCTACGAGGTTGGGAAATTTCTTCATGCTACATAGTTCTTTCATGTGCGCGGGGGGTGAACCTGGCAAAGATACCTGCAAAGGGGATGGGGGCTCACCTCTAGTGTGTCCTATAcct TATGAAACAGACCGTTACTACCAAAATGGTATCGTGGCTTGGGGAATAGGTTGTGGTGAGGACAGCACTCCAGGTGTTTACGTCGATGTTGGCAACCTCAGAGAGTGGATCGATGACAAAATGCTGGGAAAAGGCCTGGACATAAAGGCTTACAGTTATAACTGA